A region of Desulfobaccales bacterium DNA encodes the following proteins:
- a CDS encoding nucleotidyl transferase AbiEii/AbiGii toxin family protein: MDKPKKYATPTAFRRALEDRLKQKAKTEELNLQRLMREVSFDRLLARLFARKDAAWILKGGYALELRMKEARATKDIDLALRHSLGKEKDLPLKTLILEALAESAARDLGDFFSFNIGEAMLDLDAAPYGGARFPVEARLDGRTFVRFHLDVGAGDVVLAPFDTTQAHDWLAFAGIPGAAFPTISQEQHFAEKLHSYTLPRETPNSRARDLIDMLLLIGSAKMDRAKVQLALDATFKRRKTHPLPAALARPPAAWKAPFGAMAGACGLPADLAAAFEVLNSFYSKLTE, from the coding sequence ATGGATAAGCCGAAGAAGTATGCAACCCCCACGGCGTTCCGCCGCGCATTAGAAGACCGGCTTAAACAAAAAGCTAAAACCGAAGAATTAAATCTCCAGCGTCTTATGCGGGAGGTATCTTTTGATCGCCTGCTGGCCCGCCTGTTCGCCCGAAAAGACGCAGCCTGGATCCTCAAAGGCGGCTATGCCCTGGAATTGCGCATGAAAGAAGCCCGCGCAACCAAGGATATCGACCTGGCCCTCCGGCATTCCCTGGGCAAAGAGAAAGATCTCCCCCTCAAAACGTTAATCCTCGAAGCGCTCGCGGAGTCCGCAGCCCGGGACCTGGGTGATTTCTTTTCATTCAATATCGGCGAAGCCATGCTGGACCTGGATGCGGCGCCCTACGGCGGCGCCCGTTTCCCTGTCGAGGCACGCCTCGATGGCCGGACATTCGTGCGCTTTCACCTCGATGTCGGCGCCGGCGATGTGGTGCTTGCACCGTTCGACACAACGCAGGCCCATGACTGGCTCGCTTTCGCCGGCATACCCGGTGCGGCGTTCCCCACTATTTCGCAGGAGCAGCACTTCGCGGAAAAGCTTCACTCCTACACCCTGCCGCGCGAGACGCCCAACTCCCGCGCCCGTGACCTTATCGACATGCTTCTGCTAATTGGCTCCGCCAAGATGGATCGCGCCAAGGTCCAGCTGGCGCTAGACGCCACCTTTAAGCGCCGGAAGACTCACCCATTGCCGGCAGCTCTCGCCCGGCCGCCAGCCGCGTGGAAGGCGCCCTTCGGGGCGATGGCCGGCGCGTGCGGCTTGCCCGCGGACCTGGCGGCGGCGTTTGAAGTTTTAAATTCCTTCTATTCTAAGCTGACGGAGTAG
- a CDS encoding type IV toxin-antitoxin system AbiEi family antitoxin domain-containing protein: MSNNRHSHKETFEHLYEIAEGQGGYFTSKQAAAAGFSQKNHGYHVRTGNWIRERRGIYRLAKFPPAERPDLMFWWLWSRNRDDVPQGVYSHETALSLYDLSDINPATLHMTVPRSFQRRKTLSKTPVLHRGSVHKDDIETRFSVKVTRPLKTIADLLVVRTVQMDHMQQAVKQAFQLGLITRTELARNGRIPAAIKKEIEQLRGDQ; this comes from the coding sequence ATGTCCAACAACCGCCACAGCCATAAAGAAACATTTGAGCACCTTTACGAAATCGCTGAGGGGCAGGGTGGTTATTTCACATCCAAGCAGGCGGCGGCGGCGGGTTTCAGTCAGAAGAACCATGGCTACCATGTCCGGACAGGCAACTGGATCAGGGAGCGCCGCGGTATTTATCGCCTGGCCAAGTTTCCGCCGGCGGAACGGCCGGACCTCATGTTTTGGTGGCTATGGTCGCGTAACCGCGACGACGTGCCGCAGGGCGTTTATTCGCATGAAACGGCGCTAAGCCTTTATGATCTTTCGGATATCAATCCGGCCACACTACACATGACCGTACCTCGCTCTTTTCAACGCAGGAAGACCCTGTCTAAAACCCCGGTCCTTCACCGGGGCAGCGTACACAAAGACGATATTGAGACCAGATTCAGTGTCAAAGTAACCCGGCCGCTTAAAACCATCGCTGATCTTCTGGTCGTCCGCACGGTCCAGATGGATCACATGCAGCAAGCGGTGAAGCAAGCGTTCCAGCTCGGGCTTATTACCCGCACGGAACTGGCCCGCAACGGACGGATTCCTGCCGCCATAAAGAAAGAGATCGAACAACTCAGGGGAGACCAATAA